In Callithrix jacchus isolate 240 chromosome 18, calJac240_pri, whole genome shotgun sequence, one DNA window encodes the following:
- the H2BC21 gene encoding histone H2B type 2-E, producing MPEPAKSAPAPKKGSKKAVTKAQKKDGKKRKRSRKESYSIYVYKVLKQVHPDTGISSKAMGIMNSFVNDIFERIAGEASRLAHYNKRSTITSREIQTAVRLLLPGELAKHAVSEGTKAVTKYTSSK from the coding sequence ATGCCTGAACCGGCAAAATCCGCTCCTGCTCCTAAGAAGGGCTCTAAGAAAGCCGTCACTAAAGCCCAGAAGAAGGACGGCAAGAAGCGCAAGCGCAGCCGCAAGGAGAGCTACTCCATCTACGTGTACAAGGTGCTGAAACAGGTCCACCCCGACACCGGCATCTCGTCCAAGGCCATGGGTATCATGAACTCCTTCGTCAACGACATCTTCGAGCGCATTGCGGGGGAGGCGTCCcgcctggctcactacaacaagCGCTCCACCATCACGTCCCGCGAGATCCAGACGGCCGTGCGCCTGCTGCTGCCCGGCGAGCTGGCCAAGCACGCCGTGTCCGAGGGCACCAAGGCGGTCACCAAGTACACCAGCTCCAAGTGA
- the H4C15 gene encoding histone H4, with protein sequence MSGRGKGGKGLGKGGAKRHRKVLRDNIQGITKPAIRRLARRGGVKRISGLIYEETRGVLKVFLENVIRDAVTYTEHAKRKTVTAMDVVYALKRQGRTLYGFGG encoded by the coding sequence ATGTCTGGCAGAGGAAAGGGCGGAAAAGGCCTCGGCAAAGGGGGCGCCAAGCGCCACCGCAAGGTCTTGAGAGATAACATCCAAGGCATCACCAAGCCGGCGATTCGGCGTCTAGCTCGGCGTGGCGGCGTTAAGCGGATCTCCGGCCTGATTTACGAGGAGACCCGCGGTGTGCTGAAGGTGTTCCTGGAGAACGTGATTCGGGACGCGGTCACCTACACGGAGCACGCCAAGCGCAAGACCGTCACGGCCATGGATGTGGTGTACGCGCTCAAGCGCCAGGGGCGCACCCTGTACGGCTTTGGAGGCTAG
- the H2AC20 gene encoding histone H2A type 2-C: MSGRGKQGGKARAKAKSRSSRAGLQFPVGRVHRLLRKGNYAERVGAGAPVYMAAVLEYLTAEILELAGNAARDNKKTRIIPRHLQLAIRNDEELNKLLGKVTIAQGGVLPNIQAVLLPKKTESHKAKSK, encoded by the coding sequence ATGTCTGGCCGTGGCAAGCAAGGAGGCAAGGCCCGCGCCAAGGCCAAGTCGCGCTCGTCCCGCGCTGGCCTGCAGTTCCCGGTAGGGCGAGTGCACCGCCTGCTGCGCAAAGGCAACTACGCGGAGCGGGTGGGGGCCGGCGCGCCCGTCTACATGGCGGCGGTCCTGGAGTACCTGACCGCCGAGATCCTGGAGCTGGCGGGTAACGCGGCTCGGGACAACAAGAAGACGCGCATCATCCCCCGTCACCTCCAGCTGGCCATCCGCAACGACGAGGAGCTGAACAAGCTGCTGGGCAAAGTCACCATCGCCCAGGGCGGCGTGTTGCCCAACATCCAGGCCGTTCTGTTACCAAAGAAAACCGAAAGCCACAAAGccaaaagcaaataa
- the H2AC21 gene encoding histone H2A type 2-B: MSGRGKQGGKARAKAKSRSSRAGLQFPVGRVHRLLRKGNYAERVGAGAPVYLAAVLEYLTAEILELAGNAARDNKKTRIIPRHLQLAVRNDEELNKLLGGVTIAQGGVLPNIQAVLLPKKTESHKPGKSK; the protein is encoded by the coding sequence ATGTCGGGACGCGGAAAGCAGGGGGGCAAGGCCCGCGCCAAGGCCAAGTCGCGCTCGTCCCGCGCTGGCCTCCAGTTCCCGGTGGGGCGAGTGCACCGCTTGCTGCGCAAAGGCAACTACGCGGAGCGGGTGGGGGCCGGCGCCCCAGTGTACCTGGCAGCGGTCCTCGAGTACCTGACCGCGGAAATTCTGGAGCTGGCGGGCAACGCGGCTCGGGACAACAAGAAGACGCGCATCATCCCTCGCCATCTGCAGCTAGCTGTGAGGAATGACGAAGAGCTCAACAAGTTACTGGGGGGTGTCACCATTGCCCAGGGCGGCGTCTTGCCCAATATCCAGGCTGTCCTGTTGCCCAAGAAAACGGAGAGTCACAAGCCTGGCAAGAGCAAGTAA